The Mercurialis annua linkage group LG8, ddMerAnnu1.2, whole genome shotgun sequence genome window below encodes:
- the LOC126660657 gene encoding uncharacterized protein LOC126660657 isoform X2: protein MLWLPNIIKLQVIVLTEELLATAKQNETPGSDIGTKSSASPILPEHNESTSISDQYDRFPIGTKVQAVYSEDGEWYDATIEDHTPIGYFVSYDEWGNREEVDPANVRPAEVNALLEAEKVAEATKQAIKRKIEQAASVDFQSRSMPAKLRINSDDPEDVKAAKRKKIHSFKSKMRFEQLEVVQNKRQNAWQQFQTAKGSSKKIGFFSGRKRESIFKSPDDPNGKVGVTGSGKGLTEFQRREKHLRLKNGAAESDD from the exons ATGTTATGGTTGCCTAACATTATCAAATTGCAGGTCATTGTTCTGACGGAGGAACTTCTTGCAACTGCGAAGCAGAATGAGACTCCTGGATCAGATATTGGGACAAAATCTAGTGCATCCCCCATTTTGCCTGAACACAAT GAATCAACAAGCATCTCTGATCAATATGATAGGTTTCCTATTGGTACAAAAGTTCAAGCTGTATATAGTGAAGATGGGGAATG GTATGATGCAACAATTGAGGATCATACTCCAATTGGCTATTTTGTTTCTTATGATGAATGGGGCAATAGAGAAGAG GTGGATCCTGCCAATGTAAGACCGGCTGAAGTTAATGCTTTACTGGAAGCAGAAAAAGTTGCTGAGGCTACAAAACAAGCCATCAAAAGGAAAATTGAACAAGCTGCTTCTGTCGACTTTCAGTCGCGAAGTATGCCAGCAAAGCTTCGTATAAATTCAGATGACCCAGAGGATGTG AAAGCTGCCAAGCGCAAGAAGATACATTCTTTTAAATCGAAGATGCGTTTTGAGCAGCTTGAAGTTGTACAGAATAAGCGGCAGAATGCATGGCAGCAGTTCCAGACTGCTAAAGGCAGCTCTAAAAAG ATTGGCTTCTTCTCAGGGCGCAAACGAGAGAGTATTTTTAAGTCTCCTGATGATCCCAACGGTAAGGTTGGTGTGACTGGAAGTGGGAAGGGGTTGACAGAGTTCCAAAGGAGGGAGAAGCACTTACGCCTTAAAAATGGAGCTGCGGAAAGTGACGATTAG
- the LOC126660657 gene encoding uncharacterized protein LOC126660657 isoform X3: protein MEICFHFRVEKVIVLTEELLATAKQNETPGSDIGTKSSASPILPEHNESTSISDQYDRFPIGTKVQAVYSEDGEWYDATIEDHTPIGYFVSYDEWGNREEVDPANVRPAEVNALLEAEKVAEATKQAIKRKIEQAASVDFQSRSMPAKLRINSDDPEDVKAAKRKKIHSFKSKMRFEQLEVVQNKRQNAWQQFQTAKGSSKKIGFFSGRKRESIFKSPDDPNGKVGVTGSGKGLTEFQRREKHLRLKNGAAESDD, encoded by the exons GTCATTGTTCTGACGGAGGAACTTCTTGCAACTGCGAAGCAGAATGAGACTCCTGGATCAGATATTGGGACAAAATCTAGTGCATCCCCCATTTTGCCTGAACACAAT GAATCAACAAGCATCTCTGATCAATATGATAGGTTTCCTATTGGTACAAAAGTTCAAGCTGTATATAGTGAAGATGGGGAATG GTATGATGCAACAATTGAGGATCATACTCCAATTGGCTATTTTGTTTCTTATGATGAATGGGGCAATAGAGAAGAG GTGGATCCTGCCAATGTAAGACCGGCTGAAGTTAATGCTTTACTGGAAGCAGAAAAAGTTGCTGAGGCTACAAAACAAGCCATCAAAAGGAAAATTGAACAAGCTGCTTCTGTCGACTTTCAGTCGCGAAGTATGCCAGCAAAGCTTCGTATAAATTCAGATGACCCAGAGGATGTG AAAGCTGCCAAGCGCAAGAAGATACATTCTTTTAAATCGAAGATGCGTTTTGAGCAGCTTGAAGTTGTACAGAATAAGCGGCAGAATGCATGGCAGCAGTTCCAGACTGCTAAAGGCAGCTCTAAAAAG ATTGGCTTCTTCTCAGGGCGCAAACGAGAGAGTATTTTTAAGTCTCCTGATGATCCCAACGGTAAGGTTGGTGTGACTGGAAGTGGGAAGGGGTTGACAGAGTTCCAAAGGAGGGAGAAGCACTTACGCCTTAAAAATGGAGCTGCGGAAAGTGACGATTAG